The genomic stretch ACTGCCGGTTCTTCTATGTGCGACGCCACGACGACTATCTGTCGCCGTGGCGTCCGCGGGACGTCATCGAGACCCCCTTGGACGGCGTGCTCGACGTCAACGGCTGGGACCTGATCAAGGCAGTCCGGCTCGCCGCGCGCAGCAACGCAACCGTCCTGGAGTGGTTGCGTTCACCGCTGGTCTACCGCGGACAGCCCGCGTTCGCCGAGGAGCTGCTGGACGTGTGCCGCGATGTAGTGGACCACAATGCCATCCGACGGCACTACTTCCACGCCGGCCGCGCCCACTGGAACCGTTCGGGCGCTGCGGAGGGCGAAAAGGTCTCCCTGAAGAAATTGTTCTACGCCATCCGCCCCGCGGCGGCCCTGCACTGGACGCGCACGCTGGGTTCCCCGGTTCCCCCGATGAACCTGTCGGCGCTGCTCGAGGAAGCGCCCCCGGCCGAGGACGTCATCGACGCGATCACCGCCTTGGTCCGGGCCAAGGCGGTCACCCGCGAACTCGGGGAGGGCGTCGTCCCGGAACCCATCCGCAGGTTCGTCCTGCACGAGTTCGGGCTGGTCGCAGAAACCGACGTTCCGCACCCGGGACCCGAGATCCGGGAGAGGGCGTCTGCGGCCTTCACCGATCTGCTCAGGCGATTCGCGCCGATCACAGGTACCGGGGTTTCTGCGAACGATCCTGATAATTTCTCTGCGACAAGTAAAATATCCTGTATTTGATCCACGAAGCCGAATTGGTAGCAGTACCACAAAAAACAGGTAATGTTGGTTTGTGCCCAGATTCCTAGCTGCCAAGCCAGATGCAGCGCTGATCCGGCTGCCGTGGAACACGCCACTGGAGGCGTGGCCGACGCAGCACTTGGTGGCGCTGCCCCGAGGCATCTCCAGGCACGTGGTTCGTTTCATCCAGGTGGGTGACGAGATCCTCGCGGCCAAGGAGATCCTGGAGGAGGTGGCGGTACATGAGTACCGTCAGTTGACCGAACTAAGACGCTTGGGCGTGCCGTCCGTTGAACCCGTAGGGGTGGTTCTCGGACGACAGACCAACGACCACGACCCTTTGGACCCGATTCTGCTGACCCGGCACCTGCCGTTCTCCCTTCCCTACCGGGCGCTGTTCTACTCGGGTGTGAAACTCGACACCGTGAACCGGCTGCTGGACGCCATGGTGGCGTTGTTCGCCCGGCTACACCTGACCGGTTTCTACTGGGGCGACGTGTCCCTGTCGAACATTCTGTTCCGGCGCGACGCCGGCGAGTTCGCCGCCTACCTCGTGGACGCCGAGACCGGTGAAGTGCATCCCACCCTGACCGCCGGGCAGCGTGCCCACGACCTGGACATCGCTCGCACGAATCTGTTTGGCGAGTTCTGCGACCTGGAGGCCGGCGGAATGCTGGATCCCTCGCTGGATCCGCAGTGGCTGGTAGACACCATCGAGGAGCGTTACCAGAGCCTGTGGGCAGAGCTGACGGGGGTTGAGGAGTTCAGCGACTCCGAGATATACCGGCTCGAAGGCCGGGTGCGTCGCCTCAACGCGCTGGGCTTCGACGTCGCGGAAATCGACGTGCAGACCTCCCCGGACGGTCGCACCATCCGCATGCAACCGAAAGTGGTTGAAGCCGGGCACCACGCGCGGCGCCTGATGCGCCTGACCGGGCTGGACGCGGAGGAGCATCAGGCACGCAGGTTACTCAACGACATGGACACCTTCCGGGCGAAGCTCCCCGGAAACATGAGCGAATCGGTGATGGCCCACAAGTGGCTGACAGAGGTTTTCGAACCCGCTGTCAGCCGCATCCCGTCCCATCTGGAGGGCAAACGTGAGCCGGCACAGTTCTTCCACGAGCTGTTGGACTACCGCTGGTACCAGTCGCAACGAGAGAACCGGGAGGTCTCCATCGAGGAAGCCGCTGCCGGATACATCTCGGATGTGCTGGCCACGCTGCCAGACGAGCACATGAGCAATGTTGAGCCCGTCGGACAGGAACTGGTCAACAAGTACGACCCGTCCCAGGGATTCGTGGACGACCAGTACGAGAAGCCCTACGACCCGTGGGAGGACGGCGCCAACGACCCGGCCATCCCCGTCACCTTCGGTTTCGACATTGACGCCCTGCGCGCCAAGGCGGCTCGGGATTCCTGACCGTCCCCGTTACTGGCGGGCTGCATCAGCAATTCACCGTGCTTCCCGCGAGGCATGAAGCCTCTCGATGATGCCGTGGTGCAGCCTGCCGGTCTCGATGACGGGAAGGGCGAGGGCTTCGACGTACCGCTTGGGACGCCGGGTCCAGTGCTCACCTTCGATCGGGATGGTGATCGCCTGCAAAGCCCACTGGCCGAGTCTGATCAACGGATTGGTGGATCCAACATGGTCCGCGAGCAGCAGCGATCCCCCCGGTCTCAACACCCTGACCATGTCTTTCACTCCGGCACGCGGATCGGGGAAACCACACAGTGAGAAGGTACACACCACGGCATCGAAGGATTCGTCCCCGAAAGGCAGCTGCGCCCCGTCGGCTTGCAGCAGCTCGACTTCACATCGGGCGGTGGCTGCGCGTCTTCTCGCCAGCTGCAGCATGCCCTCACTCAGGTCCACTCCAATCAGCTTCACCTCCGGTGAGTGGTGCGGCAGATTGAGTCCGCTCCCTACCGCAACCTCGAGGACCTCCCCCATCGCCCGTTCGCACACCCACCGGCGGCTCGGCACCAGATAACGCTCCTCCACCCGTGCCACCCGCTCGTCGTAACGAGTCGCGGTTCGGTCCCAGTAACGCCGCGCTCTTTCCGTTCGCATGGTTTCAGGGTCCCAGACGTCCCAGCGGAACGGCGGCCACCCCGTCCCGGCACCGACGACAGGTGTACTCACCGGCTATCAGAAACACAGGCATCTAGATCCGCGATCCGTTCAGGGACGATGTCACGGGACGGGCCCGCATCAGGTGCGACTCGACCTGCACTCGTCTGGTCTGGTAGCCGAGTGAGCGGAACTCCGGAAACCCGGAGGATTCGATCTTCCAGCACAGTCGGCAAGGCCCACATCGCAGGCGCCCGGTGTATTTTTCCGTCGTTCCAAGCTGTACCTATCAGGCGCCAGTCACTGTGTTTTTCTGCCCTCGAAGGATGGCGCGATTTCGGATCGTCCGCTGCCAAGCACCGGGCGGCACTAGACTTCACAAGGTGAATCTGCGCCTGTACAACACAGCCACCCGAGCCGTCGAGGATTTCGTTCCCCTGGTTCCCGGGAAGGTATCGATCTACCACTGCGGATTGACGGTGCAGGCCTCCCCTCATCTCGGGCACATTCGCAAAGAAGTGGTCTTCGACGTGCTGCGCCGCTGGTTGACCCATCAGGGGTTCGACGTCACCGTCGTCGCGAACGTCACCGACATCGACGACAAGATCCTCGCCAAGTCCGCGGAGGCCGGTATCGAGTGGTGGGCGCACGCCTACCGTTTCGAACGGGAACTGCACGACGCCTACTCCGCACTCGGATGCCTGCCACCCACCTATGAGCCGCGTGCCACCGGCCATATCCCCGAGATGATCGAGCTGGTGGCGGAACTGCTGGAACGCGGCCACGCCTACGTGGCCGACGACGGGTCCGGGGACGTCTACTTCGACGTGCGATCCTGGCAACGTTACGGAGAACTGTCGGGTCAGAAGATCGACGAAATGGCCGCCGCAGAGGACGCCGATCCGCGCGGCAAACGCGACCCCCGCGATTTCGCCCTCTGGAAGGGACACAAACCCGGGGAACCCGAGACCGCATCCTGGCCCACGCCTTGGGGCAGGGGACGCCCCGGCTGGCACTTGGAGTGCTCAGCCATGTCCGGGAAATACCTCGGCGACACCTTCGATATTCATGGTGGCGGCATCGACCTGCGTTTCCCGCACCACGAGAACGAACTGGCGCAGTCCGCCGGGGCCGGGCGAGGTTTCGCCCGCATATGGATGCACAACGCCTGGGTGACGATGGCGGGCGAGAAGATGAGCAAGTCGCTGGGCAACACCGCTCTGATCTCGGAGGTCACCAAAAACTTCGATCCGCGTGCCGTGCGGTTCTTCCTGCTAGCCCCTCACTACCGCAGCCAGATCGAATTCTCGCCCGCCGACGAGCAGGCACGGGGTTCCTTGGCTGAGGCGGAAAAGGGCATTGAGCGCATCGACTCCTTCCTGGCCTCCGCCGGCGAACGCGGTGTGACGCACGGCACAGTCGGTGGATCGTTCTGGGATGCGTTCGAGGCCGCAATGAACGACGATCTGGCCACCCCGACCGCGGTGGCCACGCTCTTCGAGGCCGTGCGAGCGGGGAACAAGGCCCTGGGTGACGGCGACCCGGCAGCCGCCGACCTGTACGCCACGGTCGCCGCAATGACCAGCATCCTGGGAATCAACCCCGGCGATACCCCGTGGATCACCACTGCCGGGGGCGACGATCTGACCCCCGTCGTGGACCGGCTGGTCTCCACACTGCTGGAGCAGCGTGCCGAGGCCAGGGCCGCCAAGGAGTGGGGACGTGCCGACGCCATCCGCGACACCCTTACCGAAGCAGGGTTGAGCATCACCGACACCCCGGATGGGGCCCGCTGGAGTTTGGAGAAGAAGTAGATGGCAGGCAACTCGAAACGCCCCGGGGCCAGGAGCCGCGGCAAGGGCAATACGGCTGGTTCGGGTGGGCGGATCCGACGCTCCCTGAGGGGGAAAGGCCCCACTCCGAAGGCAGAGGACCGCGTCTACCACAAGGCATACAAGGCCAAACAGGAGGCGCTGAAACGCCAGGGCAACCGTCCGAAGGCAAAAACCGGCCATGCCCCGGTGGGGGCGGACTGGGTGGTGGGCCGAAACCCAGTGCTGGAGGCCCTCACAGCCGGGCTGCCTGTAAAGCAGGCCTACGTCGCCGAAGGAGCCGAGCGCGACGACCGGCTCCGCGACATCCTCAAGTTCGCAGCCGAACACTCGATTCCGCTGCTGCAGGCGACCCGATCCGAACTGGACCGGGTGACTGGTGGTCTCGCCCACCAAGGGGTCGCCCTGCAACTTCCCGCCTTCGACTACACGGATGTCGAGGACATCTTCGATGCGGCCTTCGAGGTTCCCTCGCGAGGTCTCGTCGTGGCCCTCGACCAGGTGACGGATCCCCGTAATCTGGGCGCGATCATTCGGTCGGCAGCCGCCTTCGGCGCTCAGGGCGTGGTGATCCCGGCCCGCCGCTCGGCCTCCATGACGGCTGCTGCGTGGAAGACCTCCGCGGGAGCTGCGGCGCGCATTCCCGTCGCGAAGGTCACGAACCTGAATCAGATGCTGCGGCGCGCCTCCAGCGCGGGTTTCACCGTCGTTGGTCTGGCCGGCGAGGGTGACACCCCGCTGTCGGGTATCCCGGGGCTCGACGGCCCCGTCGTGGTGGTGGTCGGCTCCGAGGGGGAGGGCCTGGCGCGTCTGGTGCGGGAGAACTGCGACGCCCTGGTCTCGATTCCTATCACCTCCGCGGTGGAATCGCTCAACGCATCGGTGGCGGCCTCCATCGCGCTCTACGAGATCGGTCAGCAGCGGGTCTCGTAGGCCGAGACCTCACCGACTTTGGGACCGTAGCTGCTCGCCGGGTCGTGCCGCAGGTCGACCCAGATGTCCACCAGAGCACTCACCCGTTCGTCACCCGCCGACTTCTCCTTCAGCACGGCTCCTCGATGTGCAACAGGAGCGCGTCACGGACAAACTCGGCACCGGCCCGTCCCCCGAAGGCGTGTCGCATCGCGGGGTCCTGCACGTACATGCGGGCGAGCCCGCGGATCATGGCCGATGAGCGTTTCCGGTCGCCGGTGTGCGTCGGGGTTCCCGGGATCTCACCGAGCCAGGCCACGTGCTGGTCGACGAGCCGACGCGCCTCTGGGGAGTCCAGCGCGGCCCCGGCGCGTTGGGCGCGAACCCAGTCGGCGACGAGCCGTTCCGAACGCTTCTTCCAAGCCTGCTGCTGGGCGAGGGTCTTGCCGTGCCACCAGTCGTGGCCCGCCTGGTATACCTCGCGGCCCCAGCGCGCGACCACCTCTTCCTCATGGAGGTCGTTGAACCCGTCGAGCAACACGTCCGGTCTCGGCGCCCTCCCCTCACGGCGCGCCTCGAGAAGGTGTTCCACGGCCCGGATCTTTCGATCCAGGGCGTCCCGTTCCCGGTGCAGCCGCCGGATCTGTTCCTCGAGTGCCTCGTCCTCCTGGCCCTCCGTTTCGTCGTTCAGGAGCTTGGCGATGCCTGCCAACGACATTCCGGTCTCGCGGAGCAGCAGGATGCGTTGAAGTCGTGCGACGGCCCAAGCGTCGTAGAAACGCAGCCCGGAACCGGAGGTCCGGGTCGGGGTTAGGAGACCGATCTGATCGTAGTGACGCAGCGTCCGGGTCGAGATGCCGGCGCGTCTTGCCAGTTCCCCGGTTGGCCACTCCACCGCATGTCCCTCATTCCTCGAAGCGGTTCGTCACGTCCAAGGCTGCCACACCAGTCTCAGCGACGATTCTCCAGTCTGTTCGCACCGAGGCCGCGGCGGTGGTTCCGCACCGCTCCAGGTATGCGTCGACGATCCGGTTTCCTGCGGCGTATCCCGCTCCGGTCGGCAATCCCACCGGTGTGGCACCGAATCTCCTGGCGGAGGCATCGCCGAGCACCCAGGGAGTGAAATTCCACATTCCCGTGATCTCCATGCCGGAAATCACCTTCGCCACGGCGGCGTCATCTCCCAGGCACGGCACCGCGAAATGCGTGTAACCGCGCTGGCCGTGAAGTTCCCTGGCGAAGGCGTCGGCCAGCCCCTCGGCGACGATCTGCTCGCCGAGGGCAACCGCCATCGGATCCCACGCGATCCCGCCTTGTCCGTAGCGTACGTTGTGGTGGAACTCATGGGCGGCGATGGCTTCGAGCCGGTCGCACACCACGCGGTTCGGCCACAGCGTCAACTCGATGAATCCGGGAATCCCCCCGAACGCCGACAGCCCGTGGATCTCCCCCATGAAGTGGGTATCCGTCGGGTCCCCCAAGGTCACCAGCACGGTCAACTCCCCGGGGAGAACCAAGTCGGGATCGGTCGCGGTGAGCGCCCGGGCCGCCTGGTGGATCCCCGCCTCCACACGCTCCCGGACCCGCGCATCCTCCAGCTCTTCCAGCCCGGCGCGCAGCTGCTCATCGGCCCCTTCGACCGGAAAGCCGAAGGTTCCTTCGTGCATGGCAAAACGGTCCGGGCCTCCGGGAATGAACGGGTACATGCCGTCCATGGGGGATCGCATACGACGGATGAGGTCAGGGCGATCGGCGATGGGCGCATCCAGGATCTCCTGGGTCGCCGCCAACGATTCGAGCACGGTGATCTTCATGCACCCGAGATTTGCAGGTGACGCACCGTCAACCGCAAGTCGGCCCCACCAGGACTGTCCTCACATGGTGTTGCTCGGGTGTTCGACTAGATTCTCAGAACCTCGCGGCTCTAGCTGTACGAGGCCACAAATTCCGCACTTGGCTCAATGGGGCAGATGACGTCAACCGCAACGCCGTCAGGCCCCTCAATGATGAAATGCCGCTGTCCCCATGGCTCATCCCTCAGGGGCAGGACCGGTTCCAGACCCATTCCAATGACCTGCGCATGGAGAGTGTCCACATCATCCAGTTCGATGTTCAGCAACACACCCCAAGGCAGCCGGCCCCGATCCCGAGATGCAATTGAAGGCCGGGTCACACGCCTTCCTGGAGGCCATCACCGAGGCCGCCCCCGCTCGCATCCTGCTGATCGACGCCCCGGCAATCATGGGCTGGCAGGAATGGCGCAGCCTGGACGCCACGAACTCTCAGGAGCTTCTCGGCGAAGCCCTCACGGCGGCGGGAATCGAACAGCAGCAAGGCCACGCGATGACTGCTTTGCTCTCGGGAGCCATGAACGAAGCGGCTTTGTGGGTCATCCACCAAGGTTCCCCTGCCGCCGCTCTGGAAACCGCCCTGGAGGGTTTGGATCGCCTGCTCACGTCGCTCCTACGCTGACGGGCGGCAAAGCGCCCGATCGCGCGATGCCCCATGACCCCACGACCTACTCAGGGCGCCAATCACACCACACGAGCTTTTCCAGAACCCCTTGCAGGGGCATACCCCCAGAATGCTAGCTTAGGTATGCCTACCTTCTATCTGGAAGAGACATCATGTCAACGCAATCTTCTGTATCTGACGCCATTCCCGTGAATGCTCCGAGGTCCGTGTGGGATCTGGTCCGCAGTGCACGCGGCTCGATGTACCTGGGCTTCACCCTTGCTGCCCTGGGCGCGGTGTTCAAGGTGGTGCCCTACATGG from Arachnia propionica encodes the following:
- a CDS encoding class I SAM-dependent methyltransferase — encoded protein: MRTERARRYWDRTATRYDERVARVEERYLVPSRRWVCERAMGEVLEVAVGSGLNLPHHSPEVKLIGVDLSEGMLQLARRRAATARCEVELLQADGAQLPFGDESFDAVVCTFSLCGFPDPRAGVKDMVRVLRPGGSLLLADHVGSTNPLIRLGQWALQAITIPIEGEHWTRRPKRYVEALALPVIETGRLHHGIIERLHASREAR
- the rlmB gene encoding 23S rRNA (guanosine(2251)-2'-O)-methyltransferase RlmB, translated to MAGNSKRPGARSRGKGNTAGSGGRIRRSLRGKGPTPKAEDRVYHKAYKAKQEALKRQGNRPKAKTGHAPVGADWVVGRNPVLEALTAGLPVKQAYVAEGAERDDRLRDILKFAAEHSIPLLQATRSELDRVTGGLAHQGVALQLPAFDYTDVEDIFDAAFEVPSRGLVVALDQVTDPRNLGAIIRSAAAFGAQGVVIPARRSASMTAAAWKTSAGAAARIPVAKVTNLNQMLRRASSAGFTVVGLAGEGDTPLSGIPGLDGPVVVVVGSEGEGLARLVRENCDALVSIPITSAVESLNASVAASIALYEIGQQRVS
- a CDS encoding DUF4032 domain-containing protein, whose protein sequence is MPRFLAAKPDAALIRLPWNTPLEAWPTQHLVALPRGISRHVVRFIQVGDEILAAKEILEEVAVHEYRQLTELRRLGVPSVEPVGVVLGRQTNDHDPLDPILLTRHLPFSLPYRALFYSGVKLDTVNRLLDAMVALFARLHLTGFYWGDVSLSNILFRRDAGEFAAYLVDAETGEVHPTLTAGQRAHDLDIARTNLFGEFCDLEAGGMLDPSLDPQWLVDTIEERYQSLWAELTGVEEFSDSEIYRLEGRVRRLNALGFDVAEIDVQTSPDGRTIRMQPKVVEAGHHARRLMRLTGLDAEEHQARRLLNDMDTFRAKLPGNMSESVMAHKWLTEVFEPAVSRIPSHLEGKREPAQFFHELLDYRWYQSQRENREVSIEEAAAGYISDVLATLPDEHMSNVEPVGQELVNKYDPSQGFVDDQYEKPYDPWEDGANDPAIPVTFGFDIDALRAKAARDS
- a CDS encoding nucleotidyltransferase domain-containing protein; the protein is MICTLTDDFDAATVERIQARLDGVERDHRVRVLWAVESGSRAWGFPSPDSDYDCRFFYVRRHDDYLSPWRPRDVIETPLDGVLDVNGWDLIKAVRLAARSNATVLEWLRSPLVYRGQPAFAEELLDVCRDVVDHNAIRRHYFHAGRAHWNRSGAAEGEKVSLKKLFYAIRPAAALHWTRTLGSPVPPMNLSALLEEAPPAEDVIDAITALVRAKAVTRELGEGVVPEPIRRFVLHEFGLVAETDVPHPGPEIRERASAAFTDLLRRFAPITGTGVSANDPDNFSATSKISCI
- the cysS gene encoding cysteine--tRNA ligase; this translates as MARFRIVRCQAPGGTRLHKVNLRLYNTATRAVEDFVPLVPGKVSIYHCGLTVQASPHLGHIRKEVVFDVLRRWLTHQGFDVTVVANVTDIDDKILAKSAEAGIEWWAHAYRFERELHDAYSALGCLPPTYEPRATGHIPEMIELVAELLERGHAYVADDGSGDVYFDVRSWQRYGELSGQKIDEMAAAEDADPRGKRDPRDFALWKGHKPGEPETASWPTPWGRGRPGWHLECSAMSGKYLGDTFDIHGGGIDLRFPHHENELAQSAGAGRGFARIWMHNAWVTMAGEKMSKSLGNTALISEVTKNFDPRAVRFFLLAPHYRSQIEFSPADEQARGSLAEAEKGIERIDSFLASAGERGVTHGTVGGSFWDAFEAAMNDDLATPTAVATLFEAVRAGNKALGDGDPAAADLYATVAAMTSILGINPGDTPWITTAGGDDLTPVVDRLVSTLLEQRAEARAAKEWGRADAIRDTLTEAGLSITDTPDGARWSLEKK
- a CDS encoding VOC family protein yields the protein MTRPSIASRDRGRLPWGVLLNIELDDVDTLHAQVIGMGLEPVLPLRDEPWGQRHFIIEGPDGVAVDVICPIEPSAEFVASYS
- a CDS encoding MerR family transcriptional regulator translates to MEWPTGELARRAGISTRTLRHYDQIGLLTPTRTSGSGLRFYDAWAVARLQRILLLRETGMSLAGIAKLLNDETEGQEDEALEEQIRRLHRERDALDRKIRAVEHLLEARREGRAPRPDVLLDGFNDLHEEEVVARWGREVYQAGHDWWHGKTLAQQQAWKKRSERLVADWVRAQRAGAALDSPEARRLVDQHVAWLGEIPGTPTHTGDRKRSSAMIRGLARMYVQDPAMRHAFGGRAGAEFVRDALLLHIEEPC
- a CDS encoding DUF2268 domain-containing protein, with amino-acid sequence MKITVLESLAATQEILDAPIADRPDLIRRMRSPMDGMYPFIPGGPDRFAMHEGTFGFPVEGADEQLRAGLEELEDARVRERVEAGIHQAARALTATDPDLVLPGELTVLVTLGDPTDTHFMGEIHGLSAFGGIPGFIELTLWPNRVVCDRLEAIAAHEFHHNVRYGQGGIAWDPMAVALGEQIVAEGLADAFARELHGQRGYTHFAVPCLGDDAAVAKVISGMEITGMWNFTPWVLGDASARRFGATPVGLPTGAGYAAGNRIVDAYLERCGTTAAASVRTDWRIVAETGVAALDVTNRFEE